One window from the genome of Leishmania panamensis strain MHOM/PA/94/PSC-1 chromosome 13 sequence encodes:
- a CDS encoding hypothetical protein (TriTrypDB/GeneDB-style sysID: LpmP.13.0010) — translation MSFQAVPSSGGLSDAGGPARAAFTPTSIVDIEPNDVTRSEMVQIIVTWLIEAGFTSSAQILREEATSQFRGEHYLRKTLRSLSRAVEESSWDSAQRSLKKLQTKAATKSGLKLEGTSPAALLVRSLPFLLAQQQYMELVEKDNDQRTFAFFMRSIKPFERSISREHFQKLTYLLTCKTVAESSNVYPEYRGWTAELGRAQLLQHIRTQVGSVDYSNYCRHGNVCIPPPVELTRPLHTIFQQSFSYELLSHQHPDLVRRLPRTTITSLSAPLESQLPATEPFISIDTSALVRSTFPALAPGDVRQCVKLTACQPFLSHGAVVAATDTGAVLWIPTGPLCNSDASAPSFESHAADKAQLLYHHKRPIRDLRRNGTKLLCWGSCQTLVLNVQPLLDGGAAALASDCVTCVFTHAADVYAGCFFPCGTLAVTGLSEGTVCVWDLNTSTKLYEHLFSNHGVVSLVLNRTGTSYFAASKDGTIRVVDVSTGVLTASLVSPIAMEICSLAVSPSSTFLLASYRGGLMRMWDILTGELLPYRFTGTEDNTKARSPTSFGNTDAELFSGGEDGCLYFWNLRLRDRASKPVIPARAAEAPRSGNLYLSQAGINGNLVRYAAQLPLHRLPITDVKVEGPYEVSCGEDGIIVLCATCASTHA, via the coding sequence CTGCGGGAGGAGGCCACGAGCCAGTTCCGAGGTGAGCACTACCTGCGCAAGACGCTGCGGAGCCTGAGCCGCGCTGTAGAGGAGAGCAGCTGGGATAGTGCCCAGAGGAGCCTCAAGAAGCTCCAAACAAAGGCGGCCACAAAGAGTGGTCTGAAACTGGAGGGGACGTCGCCGGCAGCCTTGCTGGTGCGCTCCCTTCCGTTCTTGctagcacagcagcagtacatGGAGCTGGTCGAAAAGGACAATGATCAGCGcaccttcgccttcttcatGCGCAGCATTAAGCCATTCGAACGTTCCATCAGTCGCGAGCACTTCCAGAAGCTCACATATCTGCTGACATGCAAGACCGTGGCGGAGAGCAGCAACGTTTACCCAGAGTACCGCGGCTGGACCGCCGAGCTTGGACGTGCACAGCTTCTGCAGCACATCCGCACGCAGGTGGGAAGCGTCGATTACTCGAACTATTGCCGACATGGAAACGTGTGCATACCGCCGCCGGTGGAGCTGACGCGGCCGCTGCACACCATCTTCCAGCAGTCCTTCTCCTACGAACTCCTGTCCCATCAACACCCGGATCTTGTGCGGCGCCTTCCGCGCACCACCAttacctccctctctgccccccttGAGTCGCAGCTGCCGGCCACGGAGCCCTTTATCTCCATCGACACTAGCGCTCTCGTTCGGAGCACCTTTCCTGCTCTGGCGCCTGGCGATGTGAGGCAATGTGTGAAGCTGACCGCGTGTCAGCCTTTTCTCAGCCACGGCGCTGTCGTGGCAGCGACGGACACTGGTGCCGTGCTTTGGATCCCAACTGGACCTCTGTGCAACAGCGACGCTTCTGCGCCCTCGTTTGAGTCTCACGCGGCAGATAAGGCCCAGCTGCTGTATCACCACAAGCGCCCTATACGAGACTTGAGGCGCAACGGCACAAAGCTGCTGTGCTGGGGCAGCTGTCAGACCCTCGTGCTGAACGTCCAGCCTCTCcttgacggcggcgccgcagcgcttgCAAGTGACTGCGTCACCTGTGTCTTTACACACGCCGCTGACGTGTACGCCGGCTGCTTCTTTCCATGCGGGACCCTCGCCGTGACCGGGCTGTCCGAGGGCACCGTCTGTGTCTGGGATCTCAACACCAGCACAAAGCTGTATGAGCACCTCTTCAGCAACCACGGCGTCGTCTCCCTTGTGCTCAACCGCACAGGCACCAGCTACTTCGCCGCGTCCAAGGACGGCACCATTCGAGTCGTTGACGTCTCCACTGGCGTCCTGACAGCGTCGCTTGTGTCGCCCATTGCGATGGAGATTTGCTCGTTGGCGGTGTCGCCCTCCTCGACCTTTCTCTTGGCATCCTACCGCGGAGGGCTGATGCGCATGTGGGACATTCTGACAGGTGAGCTGCTTCCCTATCGTTTCACCGGTACCGAGGACAATACCAAGGCGCGCTCCCCCACGTCTTTCGGCAACACTGACGCAGAGCTCTTCAGCGGTGGCGAAGACGGGTGCCTCTACTTTTGGAATCTTCGCTTGCGCGACCGCGCATCGAAGCCGGTCATCcccgcgcgcgcagctgagGCGCCCCGTAGCGGCAACCTCTACCTCTCTCAGGCGGGCATCAACGGCAACCTCGTCCGctacgctgcgcagctgccgttgcATCGTTTGCCCATCACAGATGTCAAAGTGGAGGGGCCGTATGAGGTTAGTTGTGGGGAGGATGGCATCATCGTGTTGTGCGCGACGTGCGCCAGCACGCACGCTTAG